One genomic window of Sodaliphilus pleomorphus includes the following:
- a CDS encoding PaaI family thioesterase, which produces MDLTEVKKKMQGVESLATTLGLEFISTPDPDTLEATMQVTPAVSQPFGFLNGGTSLAIAENVAGVGSYALCPDRVPLGLNVSANHLLPVPVGERVRAKARILHKGHTMHVWNIDIKNKDDETISTARVTNYLIPLQH; this is translated from the coding sequence ATGGACTTGACCGAAGTGAAGAAGAAAATGCAAGGTGTCGAGAGCCTGGCCACCACACTGGGGCTTGAATTCATCTCCACCCCCGACCCCGACACGCTTGAGGCAACCATGCAGGTAACTCCAGCCGTGAGCCAGCCCTTCGGGTTTCTCAACGGCGGCACCTCGCTGGCCATTGCCGAGAATGTGGCTGGCGTGGGCAGCTATGCCTTGTGTCCCGACCGCGTGCCACTGGGGCTGAACGTGAGTGCCAACCACCTGCTGCCTGTGCCCGTGGGAGAGCGTGTGAGGGCAAAGGCCCGCATCCTGCACAAGGGCCACACGATGCACGTGTGGAACATCGACATCAAGAACAAAGACGACGAGACCATCTCGACAGCCCGCGTGACCAACTACCTCATTCCGTTGCAGCACTGA
- the menD gene encoding 2-succinyl-5-enolpyruvyl-6-hydroxy-3-cyclohexene-1-carboxylic-acid synthase, translated as MYCNKDNVNQLTALLVAHGIRHAVVCPGSRNGAIVHNLNACPGITCHAVTDERSAAFYALGLAQATQAPVVVCVTSGTALLNTAPAVAEATFQHHGIVVISADRPSAWIGQLDGQTMPQPGALGTFVARCVNLPEPHDALTRWECNRLVNEALITAWKQDRPSVHINVPISEPLFEFTTPELPAERAITCTESHTASCSAMASDYAQARKPMIVIGQLDGHCNGLQDSIARIARQAVVLSEPLSPTGQPSHCDEVLHAVGADEAYMPDFVLYAGGTIVSKRLKKFLRLASSAAMWELDESVHDTFMHLKGVVDCDLATALDWLHNARQASLQAGENAYVTRWHHALDVARDHAATFEPQYSQLRAVQLLERELDMQQGWHCHYANSTAVRLAGIYARHYVWCNRGINGIDGSTSTAAGYAAATPHRVMLVTGDLSFFYDQNALWNQDLRGNLRIMLLNNGMGGIFNQLKGLDKSPARDTMIAGSHHTSAQGLCQACRVSYLAARNEQELETGLQELTAATSDRPIVLEVFTRPEADAEEYKRYYSTLHIESGR; from the coding sequence ATGTATTGCAACAAGGATAATGTGAACCAGCTCACCGCCCTGCTCGTGGCCCACGGCATAAGGCACGCCGTGGTGTGCCCTGGCTCGCGCAACGGCGCCATCGTGCACAACCTGAATGCGTGCCCTGGCATCACGTGCCATGCCGTGACCGACGAGCGCAGCGCCGCCTTCTACGCCCTGGGGCTGGCACAGGCCACACAGGCGCCAGTGGTTGTGTGCGTGACATCGGGCACTGCCCTGCTCAACACAGCCCCTGCAGTGGCCGAGGCCACCTTTCAGCACCACGGCATCGTCGTGATTTCGGCCGACCGTCCCAGTGCCTGGATAGGCCAGCTCGACGGGCAGACAATGCCCCAGCCCGGGGCATTGGGCACCTTTGTGGCCCGGTGCGTGAATCTGCCCGAGCCACACGACGCCCTGACCCGCTGGGAGTGCAACCGCCTCGTGAACGAAGCCCTCATCACAGCCTGGAAGCAAGACCGGCCCAGTGTGCACATCAATGTGCCCATAAGCGAACCCCTCTTTGAGTTCACCACGCCCGAGCTGCCAGCCGAGCGCGCAATCACCTGCACCGAGTCGCACACGGCCTCTTGCAGTGCCATGGCCAGCGACTATGCCCAGGCTCGCAAGCCCATGATCGTGATAGGCCAACTCGACGGGCACTGCAACGGGCTGCAAGACAGCATCGCGCGCATTGCCCGGCAGGCTGTGGTGCTGAGCGAGCCCTTGAGCCCCACAGGGCAGCCCTCGCACTGCGACGAGGTGCTGCACGCCGTGGGGGCCGACGAGGCCTACATGCCCGACTTTGTGCTCTATGCCGGCGGCACAATTGTGAGCAAGCGATTAAAAAAATTTTTGCGGCTGGCCAGCAGTGCCGCCATGTGGGAGCTGGACGAGAGTGTGCACGACACCTTCATGCACCTCAAGGGCGTGGTCGACTGCGACCTGGCCACAGCCCTCGACTGGCTGCACAATGCCCGCCAGGCGTCGCTTCAGGCAGGTGAAAATGCCTACGTCACACGCTGGCACCATGCCCTGGACGTTGCCCGTGACCATGCAGCCACATTCGAGCCACAATACTCACAGTTGCGGGCCGTGCAACTGCTCGAGCGCGAGCTCGACATGCAGCAGGGCTGGCACTGCCACTATGCCAACTCCACGGCCGTGCGTCTGGCCGGCATCTACGCCCGTCACTACGTGTGGTGCAACCGCGGCATCAACGGCATCGACGGCAGCACGTCGACAGCGGCAGGCTATGCAGCCGCCACCCCCCATAGAGTGATGCTTGTGACCGGCGACCTGAGCTTTTTCTACGACCAGAACGCGTTGTGGAACCAGGACCTGCGCGGCAACCTGCGCATCATGCTGCTCAACAACGGCATGGGCGGCATCTTCAACCAGCTCAAGGGCCTCGACAAGAGCCCGGCCCGCGACACAATGATTGCCGGCAGCCACCACACCAGCGCCCAGGGTCTGTGCCAAGCCTGCCGCGTGAGCTACCTGGCCGCCCGCAACGAGCAAGAGCTCGAAACCGGCCTACAAGAGCTCACAGCGGCTACAAGCGACCGTCCCATCGTGCTCGAAGTGTTTACCCGCCCCGAGGCCGATGCCGAGGAG
- a CDS encoding S9 family peptidase: MNAIKSSLIIALAAAGTALGNAQTLDLADFVLSQSRPSGIPDTQPALDGRYYYQQSADGTQILKLDYATGERSTAVLEPQSLASEGTAAWEGYKMSADESKILLWKDVHMIYRHSFSADYYVYDTKRQRLSKLSDAGGEEIATFSPDARRVAYVKDNNIYIKNLDNGQTATVTTDGVKNHVINGVPDWVYQEEFGILNAMAWSPDSRTLAFLRFDESQVPMYSMTLYQGTCSPNDDYELYPGRYDYKYPVAGEKNSVVSVMAYDVETARLGQLAVPVAPDDYIPHIAYARDNSKLMVSTLNRLQNDFHIYAVNPASNEVKEAYHETSDYWIDSEMANQVAYYDHWFVIPSNKSGHMQLYWCEIDGSKQVQFTHGNEDVTSYYGYDEKRQRFYYQTTAGPLNRQVKFIDKDGREHALTKPEGTSSVRFGSDYSYYLLTYSDAHTPTQYSIGNAAGKKVRNLETNSDYALKYTQKAVPKREFFSFSKNGVTLNGFMLKPADFDPAKKYPVIMVQYSGPGSQLVLNRWALDWEEYAAMQGYIVACVDGRGTGGRGWDFEHVVYQRLGHYECIDQIAASDYMASLPYVDKDRIGMWGWSYGGFMTLMAMSTPGSHYKCGVAIAPVTSWKYYDTIYTERYMRTPQLNPEGYKNGSPLEATDKLKGRVLIMFGSADDNVHIVNEMQYISKLESENVDFDMHVWTNMNHSINGCDVRLPLYRKVMNFFDQNLKK; encoded by the coding sequence ATGAACGCAATAAAATCTTCACTCATTATCGCCCTGGCGGCTGCTGGCACAGCGCTGGGCAACGCACAGACGCTTGACCTGGCCGACTTTGTGCTCTCGCAGAGCCGCCCCAGTGGAATCCCTGACACGCAACCGGCCCTCGACGGCCGCTACTACTACCAGCAGAGTGCCGACGGCACCCAGATACTCAAACTCGACTACGCCACCGGCGAGCGGTCGACGGCCGTGCTCGAGCCACAGTCGCTTGCCAGCGAGGGCACAGCTGCCTGGGAAGGCTACAAGATGAGTGCCGACGAGAGCAAGATACTGCTGTGGAAAGACGTGCACATGATCTACCGCCACTCTTTCAGCGCCGACTACTATGTGTACGACACCAAGCGTCAGCGGCTCAGCAAGCTCTCCGATGCTGGCGGCGAGGAAATTGCCACCTTCTCGCCCGATGCGCGGCGTGTGGCCTATGTGAAAGACAACAACATCTATATCAAGAACCTGGACAACGGCCAAACGGCCACTGTGACAACCGACGGGGTGAAAAACCACGTGATCAACGGCGTGCCCGACTGGGTGTATCAGGAGGAGTTCGGCATCTTGAACGCCATGGCCTGGTCGCCCGACAGCCGTACGCTGGCTTTCCTGCGATTCGACGAGAGCCAGGTGCCCATGTACTCGATGACCCTGTACCAGGGCACTTGCAGTCCCAACGACGACTATGAGCTCTACCCTGGCCGCTACGACTACAAGTATCCTGTGGCCGGCGAGAAAAACTCGGTGGTGAGCGTGATGGCCTACGATGTCGAGACTGCCCGCCTTGGGCAGCTGGCTGTGCCCGTCGCCCCCGACGACTACATCCCCCACATCGCCTATGCCCGCGACAACTCTAAGCTCATGGTGAGCACCCTCAACCGCTTGCAGAACGACTTCCACATCTATGCGGTGAACCCAGCCAGCAACGAGGTGAAAGAGGCCTATCACGAGACCAGCGACTACTGGATCGACAGCGAGATGGCCAACCAGGTGGCCTACTACGACCACTGGTTTGTGATTCCCAGCAACAAGTCGGGACACATGCAGCTCTACTGGTGCGAAATCGACGGGTCCAAGCAAGTGCAGTTCACCCACGGCAACGAGGATGTGACCAGCTATTATGGCTACGACGAGAAGCGCCAGCGCTTCTACTACCAGACCACGGCTGGCCCGCTCAACCGCCAGGTGAAGTTTATCGACAAGGACGGCCGCGAGCACGCCCTCACCAAGCCCGAGGGCACAAGCAGCGTGCGCTTTGGCAGCGACTACAGCTACTACCTGCTCACCTATAGCGACGCCCACACGCCCACACAGTACAGCATTGGCAATGCAGCCGGCAAGAAGGTGCGCAACCTGGAAACCAACAGCGACTATGCCCTCAAGTACACCCAGAAGGCGGTGCCCAAGCGCGAGTTCTTCAGCTTCAGCAAGAATGGCGTCACGCTCAACGGCTTCATGCTGAAGCCGGCCGACTTCGACCCTGCCAAGAAGTATCCCGTCATCATGGTGCAGTACAGCGGCCCGGGCTCGCAGCTGGTGCTCAACCGCTGGGCCCTCGACTGGGAGGAGTATGCCGCCATGCAGGGCTATATCGTGGCCTGCGTCGACGGCCGTGGCACTGGAGGCCGCGGCTGGGACTTTGAGCACGTGGTGTACCAGCGCCTGGGCCACTACGAGTGCATCGACCAGATTGCCGCCAGCGACTACATGGCCAGCCTGCCCTATGTCGACAAGGATCGCATAGGCATGTGGGGCTGGAGCTATGGCGGCTTCATGACGCTCATGGCTATGTCCACGCCGGGCAGCCACTACAAGTGCGGTGTGGCCATTGCCCCCGTCACCTCGTGGAAGTACTACGACACGATCTATACCGAGCGCTACATGCGCACCCCGCAGCTCAACCCCGAGGGCTACAAGAACGGCTCGCCGCTCGAGGCCACCGACAAGCTCAAGGGACGCGTGCTCATCATGTTTGGCAGCGCCGACGACAATGTGCACATCGTCAACGAGATGCAGTACATCTCCAAGCTCGAGAGCGAGAATGTGGACTTCGACATGCACGTGTGGACCAACATGAATCACAGCATCAATGGCTGCGACGTGCGACTGCCGCTGTATCGCAAGGTGATGAATTTCTTCGACCAGAATCTCAAGAAGTGA
- a CDS encoding chorismate-binding protein, giving the protein MASFALYRLPDHDHVTRIASHNEPRALSSCKELSGQQGFAVAPFTIAASEPLLLIKPDEVKSYLLPAAAQPQPPVLEPGALAGGGDGREAYHRDFERFHEKLTSGEFQKIVLARQMRVATSAPVKATQLFYRACNLYPHQMVTLVHTATCGTWLMATPEVMLSGSGGCWHTVALAGTMKGCDEHAAWSVKNIREQRLVATYVHHYLARYASNIEQRGPMTARAGALLHLKSTFDFTLESDELLGPLLDSLYPTPAVCGLPKQATRDFIAAHETTARSYYSGFAGPLGIDGATHLYVSLRCMRIDHTACTLYAGGGILSDSVEQQEWEETQAKMGTMLRLLTT; this is encoded by the coding sequence ATGGCCAGCTTTGCACTATACCGCCTCCCCGACCACGACCACGTGACCCGCATCGCCAGTCACAACGAGCCGCGGGCTCTGTCGTCGTGCAAGGAGCTGAGCGGGCAACAAGGCTTTGCCGTGGCTCCTTTCACGATAGCTGCCAGCGAGCCCTTGCTGCTCATCAAGCCCGACGAGGTGAAGAGCTACCTGCTGCCTGCCGCTGCACAGCCCCAGCCGCCCGTGCTCGAGCCGGGCGCCCTTGCCGGGGGCGGGGATGGGCGCGAGGCCTATCACCGCGACTTTGAGCGGTTTCACGAAAAGCTCACGAGCGGCGAATTTCAAAAGATCGTGCTGGCAAGGCAGATGAGAGTGGCCACCTCGGCGCCAGTAAAGGCCACCCAACTCTTCTACCGAGCCTGCAATCTCTATCCGCACCAAATGGTGACACTGGTGCACACCGCAACCTGCGGCACCTGGCTCATGGCCACGCCCGAGGTCATGCTGAGCGGCAGCGGCGGCTGCTGGCACACGGTGGCGCTGGCAGGCACCATGAAGGGCTGCGACGAGCATGCAGCCTGGAGTGTGAAAAACATAAGAGAACAGCGCCTTGTGGCCACCTATGTGCACCATTACCTCGCCCGCTATGCCAGCAACATCGAGCAACGCGGCCCCATGACCGCCCGTGCCGGAGCCCTGCTGCACCTCAAGAGTACCTTCGACTTCACGCTCGAGAGCGACGAGCTGCTGGGCCCGCTGCTCGACAGCCTGTACCCCACTCCTGCCGTGTGCGGCCTGCCCAAGCAAGCCACGCGCGACTTCATCGCCGCCCACGAGACGACAGCCCGCAGCTACTACAGCGGCTTTGCCGGTCCGCTGGGCATCGATGGCGCCACCCACCTCTATGTGTCGCTGCGCTGCATGCGCATTGACCACACGGCGTGCACCCTCTATGCCGGCGGGGGAATCTTGAGCGACAGCGTGGAGCAACAAGAGTGGGAAGAAACACAGGCCAAGATGGGAACCATGCTGCGACTGCTCACGACCTGA
- the miaA gene encoding tRNA (adenosine(37)-N6)-dimethylallyltransferase MiaA: protein MLIVITGPTASGKTGKAVALARALDGEIISADSRQVYRGMDLGTGKDLDEYGHVPYHLIDICPAGYKYNLHEFLRDEQQACDEIEARGRQPIMCGGTGLYVESVLKGIKLPPVPCNPELREQLATKSLDELTALLKQYKTLRNNSDIDTCQRATRAIEICKYYHDHPHLKAATQPHPLRDALVIGVMIDRESRRRRITQRLEARLEAGMVDEVRRLIDSGIPPADLIYYGLEYKYVTLHVIGQLTRDEMFAQLETAIHRFAKRQMTWFRGMERRGTPINWLPYDLSNDDFVAAVLDLKAKMQS, encoded by the coding sequence ATGCTCATCGTTATCACAGGCCCCACAGCATCGGGCAAGACTGGCAAGGCCGTGGCTCTGGCCCGCGCCCTCGACGGCGAAATCATAAGTGCCGACTCGCGCCAGGTGTACCGTGGCATGGACTTGGGCACGGGCAAGGACCTCGACGAGTACGGCCACGTGCCCTATCATCTCATCGACATCTGCCCCGCGGGCTACAAGTACAATCTGCACGAGTTTCTGCGCGACGAGCAGCAGGCTTGCGACGAGATCGAGGCGCGCGGCCGCCAGCCCATCATGTGTGGCGGCACGGGGCTCTATGTCGAGAGTGTGCTCAAGGGCATCAAGCTGCCCCCTGTGCCCTGCAACCCCGAGCTGCGCGAGCAGCTGGCCACAAAGTCGCTCGACGAGCTCACCGCCCTGCTCAAGCAGTACAAGACGCTGCGCAACAACAGCGACATCGACACCTGCCAGCGTGCCACGCGCGCCATCGAGATATGCAAGTACTATCACGACCATCCCCACCTCAAGGCGGCTACCCAGCCCCATCCCCTGCGCGATGCGCTGGTGATAGGGGTGATGATCGACCGTGAGAGCCGCCGCCGGCGCATCACTCAGCGCCTTGAGGCCCGCCTCGAGGCTGGCATGGTCGACGAGGTGCGCCGCCTCATCGACAGCGGCATCCCGCCTGCCGACTTGATATACTATGGACTGGAGTACAAATATGTGACGCTGCACGTCATCGGTCAGCTCACGCGCGACGAGATGTTTGCCCAGCTTGAGACGGCCATTCACCGCTTTGCCAAGCGGCAGATGACCTGGTTTCGTGGCATGGAGCGCCGCGGCACGCCCATCAACTGGCTGCCCTATGACCTCTCCAACGACGACTTTGTGGCCGCCGTGCTCGACTTGAAAGCTAAAATGCAATCATGA
- a CDS encoding alpha-isopropylmalate synthase regulatory domain-containing protein, translated as MSSLFGKILDTRPRDGESTRGHIEVLDTTLRDGEQTSGVSFSPAEKLSITRLLLNNLHVPRIEVCSARVSAGEFESARAICQWASEHGLLERVEMLGYIDGGKSAEWVKRAGGKVINLLVKGSERHCREQLGKKPEEHYADACREIVAAHEKGLDVNLYLEDWSNGVRTSKQYLYRFMDLLKDLPVHRFMLADTLGVMNPNQVYEYCKRMVTLYPTLHFDFHAHNDYDLATSNAFAAGLVGVKGLHCTINGLGERAGNAPLAAVVAMVHDMLHMDTGIDEKQIYTVSHIVESFSGVVVAQNEPIIGENVFTQTAGIHADGDCKNDLYCNDLAPERFGRKREYALGKLSGEASVKENLVELGIELGKKYVHQVTERIVQLGDKKEIVTQDDLPYIVAEVLKRDPQQNKVKIVNYALSMSHGLHPTAAIKLEVEGTEYEESASGDGQFDAMIKAVTKIYHSKLHRRLPRLVNYTVSIPPHGNTDALVMTNITWNLDGHVIKTRGLDVDQIEAAIQATLKMLNIIEGL; from the coding sequence TCGAGGTGCTCGACACCACGCTGCGCGACGGCGAGCAAACCTCGGGGGTGAGTTTCTCGCCTGCCGAGAAACTTAGCATCACCCGACTGCTACTCAACAACCTGCACGTGCCACGCATCGAGGTGTGCTCGGCGCGGGTATCGGCAGGCGAGTTTGAGTCGGCCAGGGCAATATGCCAGTGGGCAAGCGAGCACGGCCTGCTCGAGCGAGTGGAGATGCTGGGCTACATCGATGGCGGCAAGAGTGCCGAGTGGGTGAAGCGTGCCGGCGGCAAGGTCATCAACCTGCTGGTGAAAGGCTCTGAGCGCCACTGCCGCGAGCAGCTGGGCAAGAAGCCTGAGGAGCACTATGCCGACGCATGCCGGGAGATTGTGGCTGCCCATGAGAAAGGCCTCGACGTGAATCTCTATCTGGAGGACTGGAGCAACGGCGTGCGCACGTCGAAACAATACCTGTACCGCTTCATGGACCTGCTCAAGGACTTGCCCGTGCACCGCTTCATGCTGGCCGACACGCTGGGGGTGATGAACCCCAACCAGGTGTATGAGTACTGCAAGCGCATGGTTACACTCTACCCCACTTTGCACTTCGATTTTCATGCCCACAACGACTATGACCTGGCCACAAGCAACGCCTTTGCCGCCGGCCTGGTGGGCGTAAAGGGGCTGCACTGCACCATCAACGGGCTGGGCGAGCGTGCCGGCAATGCCCCGCTGGCCGCCGTGGTGGCCATGGTGCACGACATGTTGCACATGGACACCGGCATCGACGAGAAGCAAATCTACACGGTGAGCCACATCGTGGAGTCGTTCTCGGGGGTGGTGGTGGCACAAAACGAGCCCATCATAGGCGAGAACGTGTTTACGCAGACGGCCGGCATACATGCCGACGGCGACTGCAAGAACGACCTGTATTGCAACGACCTGGCACCCGAGCGCTTCGGGCGCAAGCGCGAGTATGCCCTGGGCAAGCTCTCGGGCGAGGCCAGCGTCAAGGAAAACCTGGTGGAGCTGGGCATCGAGCTGGGCAAGAAATATGTGCACCAGGTGACCGAGCGCATCGTGCAACTGGGCGACAAGAAGGAGATTGTGACACAAGACGACCTGCCCTATATCGTGGCCGAGGTGCTCAAGCGCGACCCGCAGCAAAACAAGGTGAAGATTGTGAACTATGCCTTGAGCATGTCGCACGGCCTGCACCCCACCGCGGCCATCAAGCTCGAGGTGGAGGGCACCGAGTATGAGGAAAGCGCAAGCGGCGACGGCCAGTTTGACGCCATGATAAAGGCGGTGACCAAAATCTACCACAGCAAGCTGCACCGCCGCCTGCCGCGGCTGGTGAACTACACGGTGAGCATTCCGCCCCACGGCAACACCGATGCCCTGGTGATGACCAACATCACATGGAACCTCGACGGGCACGTGATAAAGACACGCGGGCTCGACGTCGATCAGATTGAGGCAGCCATCCAAGCCACGCTCAAGATGCTCAACATCATCGAGGGCTTGTGA